From the genome of Candidatus Electrothrix communis, one region includes:
- a CDS encoding branched-chain amino acid ABC transporter permease: MEYFLQNLINALQWGSFYAVISIGYSMVYGVLMLFNFAHGDIFMVGTYIGFGIATLLLALFGAIMPGWVIFLFTVAVTMFLTAWIGVFVEVVGYRPLRGAPRASAAITGLMIGIIFETGNLIILGAKRLSFPTLIESVSYNIGGIYFTNVKILIIVVSLILMLALHTFIQKTKWGMAMRAMSYDFQAVPLMGVSINVLAPLTFAIGAGLASVAGILYGQAYPVLDPYMGILLGWKAFVAAILGGRGSIMGAALAGYLLGAIEIFTAMVFPSTFRDLIAYTIILIILTFRPRGFFGMAHSTQLRL, from the coding sequence ATGGAATATTTCCTCCAAAACCTTATCAACGCTTTGCAGTGGGGCAGCTTTTATGCTGTCATCTCTATCGGCTATTCCATGGTCTACGGCGTACTGATGTTGTTCAACTTCGCCCACGGAGATATCTTCATGGTGGGCACCTATATTGGATTCGGTATCGCCACCCTCCTCCTGGCCCTGTTCGGAGCAATCATGCCCGGGTGGGTTATTTTCCTATTCACCGTTGCCGTGACCATGTTTCTCACTGCCTGGATCGGTGTTTTTGTTGAAGTAGTGGGTTACCGCCCCTTGCGGGGTGCTCCCAGAGCCTCTGCAGCCATCACCGGCCTGATGATCGGCATCATCTTTGAAACAGGTAACCTGATCATTCTCGGAGCGAAACGGCTCAGCTTCCCCACCCTAATAGAATCAGTCAGCTATAACATCGGCGGCATCTACTTTACCAATGTAAAAATACTGATCATCGTGGTCTCTCTGATCCTCATGCTGGCCTTGCACACCTTTATCCAAAAAACCAAATGGGGAATGGCTATGCGAGCCATGTCCTATGATTTCCAGGCCGTGCCGCTCATGGGCGTATCCATTAACGTCTTGGCCCCACTGACCTTTGCCATCGGTGCAGGCTTAGCCTCGGTTGCCGGTATTTTATATGGACAGGCCTACCCGGTACTGGACCCCTACATGGGCATCCTGCTCGGCTGGAAGGCCTTTGTTGCAGCCATCCTCGGCGGCAGGGGCTCAATCATGGGCGCGGCCCTTGCCGGTTATCTCCTGGGAGCCATTGAGATCTTCACAGCTATGGTCTTTCCGTCGACCTTCCGCGATCTCATCGCCTATACCATCATCCTGATTATCCTGACCTTCCGGCCACGGGGATTTTTCGGCATGGCGCACAGCACCCAGCTCAGACTCTAA
- a CDS encoding cell wall hydrolase — protein MSFLEGLLWLTLNVYHEARSEPQIGQLAVAHVTLNRASQNKKTVEQTVTAPRQFSWTFLQKSYMPKETDAFVDCLQTAMKAMTTPDFTDGATFYHREDVHPKWAGQKNYVAQYGEHIFYRN, from the coding sequence ATGAGTTTTCTTGAAGGATTACTTTGGCTCACGCTTAATGTCTATCACGAAGCCCGCAGCGAGCCGCAAATCGGCCAGCTTGCTGTTGCCCATGTTACGTTGAACCGGGCAAGCCAAAATAAAAAAACCGTAGAGCAGACGGTCACTGCACCTCGTCAGTTCAGCTGGACGTTTTTGCAGAAATCATACATGCCCAAAGAGACAGATGCCTTTGTCGATTGCCTCCAGACAGCAATGAAGGCGATGACCACGCCTGATTTTACAGACGGGGCCACCTTTTACCATCGTGAAGATGTCCATCCGAAATGGGCTGGTCAAAAAAATTATGTTGCTCAGTATGGAGAACATATTTTTTATCGAAATTAG
- a CDS encoding YajD family HNH nuclease produces MKKLDYRNQALKILPWVCAKCGRDFSGKKLRELTVHHKDHNYKNNPPDGSNWELLCLYCHDNEHSRFLDAEWLPTHNPDNEKTATSSHTPFAKLDKLLSGKKNGESAG; encoded by the coding sequence ATGAAAAAACTTGATTATCGAAATCAGGCGTTGAAAATCCTGCCGTGGGTCTGTGCAAAATGCGGACGTGATTTTTCAGGAAAAAAACTTCGTGAGCTGACGGTCCATCACAAGGATCATAATTATAAAAATAATCCTCCAGACGGCAGTAACTGGGAGCTCTTGTGCCTGTATTGTCATGACAACGAACACTCCCGTTTTTTGGACGCCGAATGGCTACCGACTCACAATCCAGATAACGAGAAGACCGCAACATCATCCCACACTCCTTTTGCAAAGCTCGACAAACTGTTATCTGGCAAGAAAAATGGCGAATCAGCCGGGTAG
- the trxA gene encoding thioredoxin, with protein sequence MGNESEHVITVNDGEFEAKVEKNELPCLVDFWAPWCGPCKAIGPVIEELAEEFAGKVQIVKMNVDDSPATPGKFGIKAIPTLILFKNGEAVDRITGAVGKAQLKELISKAS encoded by the coding sequence ATGGGAAATGAAAGCGAACATGTCATCACTGTAAATGACGGTGAATTTGAAGCGAAAGTAGAAAAAAACGAACTGCCCTGTCTGGTGGATTTTTGGGCCCCATGGTGTGGTCCCTGCAAGGCCATCGGTCCTGTTATTGAGGAATTGGCTGAAGAATTTGCTGGCAAAGTGCAGATCGTCAAGATGAATGTGGATGACAGTCCGGCAACTCCGGGTAAATTCGGTATCAAGGCCATCCCGACCTTGATTCTGTTTAAGAACGGAGAAGCGGTTGATCGCATCACCGGTGCTGTGGGCAAGGCCCAGCTCAAAGAGCTGATCAGCAAGGCCTCTTAA
- a CDS encoding ATP-binding protein translates to MDRYLTQAVSRDLGHKIILITGPRQSGKTTLSKMLVPDSDYLNFDNPDHRLSLLERTWDRKKTAVIFDELHKLKNWKSWLKGIYDTEGIPPALVVTGSAKLDTYKKVGDSLAGRFFQFRLHPLDLKEVTSLSPDITPESALQRLLEIGGFPEPYLRGETTYYKRWKRSHLDIIIRQDLIELENVQQITAIETLIQLLRKRVGSPVSYSSLAQDLQVSDKTVKRWLMLLENMYILFRVTPFHRNIARSLLKKPKFYFYDTGQIIGDLGIRLENATACALLKEIHFREDCFGEEMGLHYLQTKDGNEIDFLVTKETAPSLMLEVKWADSRRSKNFSLFDRCLDKIPKIQLVKELDRETTYPDGTEIRQAHSWLAQLPLP, encoded by the coding sequence ATGGACAGATATCTTACACAAGCCGTCAGCAGGGATCTTGGCCACAAGATTATCCTCATCACCGGCCCCAGGCAATCCGGCAAGACCACGCTTTCCAAAATGCTGGTTCCTGATTCTGATTATCTCAACTTTGATAACCCGGATCATCGGCTCAGCCTGCTGGAACGGACATGGGATAGGAAGAAAACAGCTGTTATTTTTGATGAACTTCATAAATTAAAGAACTGGAAATCATGGCTGAAAGGCATCTATGACACAGAAGGCATTCCTCCCGCTCTCGTGGTCACCGGCAGTGCCAAACTGGACACCTATAAGAAAGTCGGAGATTCACTCGCAGGACGCTTTTTTCAGTTCAGACTCCACCCCTTGGATCTCAAGGAAGTGACCTCTTTGTCGCCTGATATTACCCCTGAATCGGCGTTGCAGCGACTACTTGAAATAGGCGGTTTCCCGGAGCCGTATCTGAGGGGCGAGACAACGTATTATAAACGCTGGAAACGCTCTCATCTGGATATTATCATCAGACAGGATCTTATTGAACTGGAAAACGTACAGCAGATTACGGCGATTGAGACGTTGATTCAACTGCTGAGAAAGCGGGTCGGAAGTCCGGTCTCCTACAGTTCTCTGGCTCAGGATCTGCAAGTTAGCGACAAAACAGTTAAGCGATGGCTGATGCTCTTGGAAAATATGTATATTCTTTTTCGAGTGACGCCCTTTCATCGAAATATAGCTAGGTCATTGCTCAAAAAGCCTAAATTTTATTTTTATGACACCGGACAGATCATCGGAGATCTGGGAATACGACTGGAAAACGCGACAGCCTGCGCCCTGCTCAAAGAGATTCATTTTCGTGAAGACTGCTTTGGCGAGGAAATGGGTCTGCACTATCTTCAGACCAAGGACGGCAATGAGATTGATTTTCTTGTGACTAAGGAAACAGCCCCCAGTTTAATGCTTGAAGTAAAATGGGCGGACAGCCGCCGGAGTAAAAATTTTTCTCTGTTTGACCGCTGTCTTGATAAAATTCCTAAAATTCAGCTTGTCAAGGAGCTTGATCGGGAAACGACCTATCCTGACGGTACGGAAATTCGTCAGGCCCATAGTTGGTTGGCTCAACTGCCTTTGCCGTGA
- a CDS encoding murein L,D-transpeptidase family protein, with translation MLLRNPEILFPARRSVRHSMRRPERKLTMRIITRWLTHYTVLALCALCAAWTAFPPPSAAAAKDTTAAPLSQQDTLLPTTPKADRLMTQAEPRVKKELARKGMRLGQPVFMRIFKLSKQLELWLYNRGEFRLFKTYPICNYSGYVGPKLAEGDWQSPEGFYTVSAEQMNPKSRFHLSFNIGYPNRYDAERRCTGSAIMVHGNCVSQGCFAMGNEQIEEIYLLAYQAFLQGQEQFGIHIFPFRMTRDNLVKYRYSPWYDFWSNLAAGYNAFEQTRQVPTISTARGRYVFEDEKDEWIRKRWVLIQKNKSHQAR, from the coding sequence ATGCTGCTTCGTAATCCAGAAATACTTTTTCCCGCGCGTCGCTCTGTCCGTCATTCCATGCGGCGACCAGAAAGAAAACTCACCATGCGCATAATAACACGCTGGCTCACCCATTATACCGTCCTCGCCCTTTGTGCTCTTTGTGCTGCATGGACTGCGTTCCCCCCTCCTTCGGCCGCAGCTGCAAAAGATACGACAGCTGCACCGCTCAGCCAGCAGGACACACTCCTGCCCACAACCCCCAAGGCGGACCGCCTCATGACCCAAGCGGAACCACGGGTAAAAAAAGAGCTTGCCCGCAAGGGCATGCGGCTCGGGCAACCGGTTTTTATGCGCATCTTCAAACTCTCAAAGCAGCTTGAACTTTGGTTGTACAACAGAGGGGAATTCAGACTCTTCAAGACCTATCCTATTTGCAACTACTCAGGATATGTCGGCCCGAAATTGGCTGAGGGGGACTGGCAAAGCCCGGAAGGTTTTTACACCGTCTCTGCCGAACAGATGAATCCGAAAAGCAGATTCCATCTCTCGTTCAACATCGGATATCCTAACAGATACGATGCAGAAAGACGTTGCACTGGCAGTGCTATCATGGTCCATGGTAATTGCGTTTCACAGGGCTGCTTTGCAATGGGCAATGAACAGATAGAGGAGATCTATCTTCTGGCTTATCAGGCCTTTCTTCAGGGGCAGGAACAATTCGGCATCCATATTTTTCCCTTTCGCATGACACGTGATAACCTCGTCAAATATCGCTATTCCCCTTGGTACGACTTTTGGTCAAATCTGGCTGCTGGCTATAATGCCTTTGAGCAAACTCGACAGGTACCAACCATATCTACTGCCAGAGGCCGGTACGTCTTTGAGGATGAGAAAGATGAGTGGATACGGAAACGCTGGGTATTAATACAGAAAAACAAGAGTCATCAGGCGAGATAA
- a CDS encoding bacteriohemerythrin, with protein sequence MLYPWKDEYSVGVSRFDNHHKKLFDIANQLHEMMKSGKGEDVIEPVLRELIDYTKYHLAEEEKTMERIGYSNITSHKRAHVIFTEQLNSAMVEIERGRTTFVVIKVAQTVIDWLIDHIFGIDKKYTAEMNAAGIS encoded by the coding sequence ATGCTTTATCCTTGGAAAGATGAATACAGCGTAGGAGTTTCACGTTTTGACAACCATCATAAAAAGCTTTTTGATATTGCCAATCAGCTGCATGAGATGATGAAAAGCGGAAAAGGTGAGGACGTTATTGAACCAGTTCTTAGAGAACTGATCGACTATACCAAGTACCACCTTGCCGAAGAAGAAAAAACCATGGAAAGGATTGGTTACTCCAATATCACCAGTCATAAGCGAGCCCATGTCATTTTTACCGAACAGCTGAACAGTGCTATGGTTGAAATAGAAAGAGGGCGGACCACCTTTGTGGTGATCAAAGTCGCGCAAACTGTTATTGACTGGTTGATTGACCATATCTTCGGTATTGATAAAAAGTACACTGCGGAGATGAATGCAGCCGGGATAAGTTGA
- the trxB gene encoding thioredoxin-disulfide reductase — protein MKKTDYQLIIIGGGPAGLTAGLYAARGRLNTLLIEKGATGGQVLLTDWVDNYPGFYDGITGFELMDKMTAHVDRFGLEKKFAAVTAMDLQGEQKKISLESGEELTAQSVIISTGAKPRKLDVPGEEELQGRGVSYCATCDAPFYRDQEIAVVGGGNTAIQEALHLTKFTSKVTVIHRRDTLRATAILQEKAFAEEKIEFVWDAQVSEIVGNDESVESLNIQHNDGSTSNLPVTGIFVLIGVVPNNEMLPLEQLETDEGGFVFTNHEMCTKLPGVYAAGDIRSKNSRQIINAAGEGATAELSVEHYLSNLAVD, from the coding sequence ATGAAAAAAACAGATTATCAACTGATTATTATCGGTGGCGGCCCGGCTGGATTGACAGCAGGATTGTACGCGGCACGAGGTCGTTTGAATACCTTGCTCATAGAAAAAGGAGCTACCGGCGGTCAGGTGCTGTTGACAGATTGGGTGGATAATTATCCTGGTTTTTACGATGGCATCACGGGCTTTGAGTTGATGGATAAGATGACGGCCCATGTTGATCGTTTCGGCCTGGAAAAGAAATTCGCCGCTGTGACCGCTATGGATCTCCAGGGCGAGCAAAAAAAGATCTCCTTGGAGTCAGGAGAAGAGCTGACTGCGCAATCCGTTATTATCAGCACCGGTGCTAAGCCGAGAAAGCTTGATGTGCCCGGAGAAGAGGAGTTGCAGGGTAGGGGCGTTTCTTACTGCGCCACCTGTGACGCCCCCTTTTATCGGGATCAGGAGATCGCCGTGGTCGGGGGCGGCAACACTGCCATTCAGGAGGCCCTGCATCTGACGAAATTTACCTCCAAGGTCACGGTGATTCATCGACGTGATACCCTGCGGGCCACAGCTATTCTTCAGGAAAAGGCCTTTGCCGAGGAAAAGATTGAGTTTGTCTGGGATGCTCAGGTCAGCGAGATTGTCGGTAATGATGAGAGTGTTGAGTCGCTGAATATTCAGCATAATGACGGCTCGACGTCCAATTTACCGGTTACCGGGATTTTTGTCCTGATCGGTGTGGTACCGAATAATGAAATGCTCCCTCTGGAGCAGCTGGAAACCGATGAAGGCGGCTTTGTTTTCACCAATCATGAGATGTGTACCAAGCTGCCCGGTGTCTACGCAGCCGGTGATATCCGCAGTAAGAACTCCCGCCAGATCATCAACGCCGCTGGTGAAGGGGCGACCGCAGAGCTGTCTGTTGAGCATTATCTCAGTAATTTGGCCGTTGATTGA
- a CDS encoding MBL fold metallo-hydrolase, with protein sequence MAIYSYQAIDLFRWLTNKEDIIVLDVRNEKDFSRFHVESPYPFELHNVSYYDFMEAEKESVARVPFDRHIRIVCAKEGSAKYVAEILDKHGFTDVGYLSGGFKSWGNMLVPKLVTDEKNYQLYQFIRPGKASCSYGLLHNKEMMLFDPSRNMDFYLDFAAEKGCAIIKTFETHLQADYISGSRIISEKTGAIFYGNEKDFGDSKNPYTPVIDGEIHLFSDSDTSPTVKVLFTPGHTPGSTSYIINERYMISGDTVFIASVGRPDLGGQAAAWAILLYNSIGMIKNLDRNLAILPGHYMNWEEANDELIFTTSLGNAIERNKNIYSIASEEEFIQFIRDNMRDQPEEYAVIRLLNANKEQVDSERAEELDIGKNECAATAYAEAQAEKDAAS encoded by the coding sequence ATGGCAATTTACAGCTACCAAGCAATCGATCTGTTCCGCTGGCTCACAAATAAAGAAGATATTATTGTTCTTGATGTTCGCAACGAAAAAGATTTTTCTCGTTTTCATGTAGAATCTCCGTATCCTTTTGAGCTTCACAACGTCTCCTATTATGATTTTATGGAGGCAGAAAAGGAATCCGTCGCACGCGTTCCCTTTGATCGTCACATTCGTATTGTCTGCGCAAAAGAAGGGTCTGCAAAATATGTTGCGGAAATTCTCGACAAACACGGCTTTACAGATGTGGGCTATCTCTCGGGAGGCTTTAAAAGCTGGGGTAATATGCTGGTGCCGAAACTGGTAACCGATGAAAAAAACTACCAACTTTATCAGTTCATCCGACCGGGCAAAGCCTCATGTTCCTACGGACTTCTCCATAATAAAGAGATGATGCTGTTCGACCCTTCGCGCAATATGGATTTCTATCTTGATTTTGCTGCTGAGAAAGGATGCGCCATCATCAAAACCTTTGAAACCCATCTTCAGGCGGATTATATCTCCGGCTCCAGAATAATCTCGGAAAAAACAGGCGCGATATTCTACGGCAACGAAAAGGATTTCGGCGATTCCAAGAATCCATACACACCGGTTATCGATGGCGAGATACATCTTTTTTCAGATAGCGACACCAGCCCAACAGTCAAAGTACTATTCACCCCCGGCCACACGCCAGGCTCAACTTCATATATCATCAACGAGCGCTACATGATCTCCGGTGATACTGTCTTTATCGCCTCGGTGGGCCGACCGGATCTGGGAGGACAAGCTGCAGCCTGGGCAATCCTGCTCTATAATTCAATCGGCATGATAAAAAACCTTGATAGGAACCTTGCAATTCTCCCGGGCCATTATATGAATTGGGAAGAGGCAAATGACGAGCTGATCTTTACGACCTCCCTCGGAAATGCCATTGAACGGAATAAAAACATTTACTCTATTGCGAGTGAAGAAGAATTTATCCAGTTCATCCGAGATAATATGCGAGATCAACCTGAAGAATATGCTGTTATCAGATTACTCAACGCCAATAAAGAGCAGGTGGACAGCGAGCGAGCGGAAGAGCTGGATATCGGCAAAAATGAATGCGCGGCCACAGCCTATGCCGAGGCGCAGGCAGAAAAAGATGCTGCTTCGTAA